Proteins from one Halarchaeum grantii genomic window:
- a CDS encoding YeeE/YedE family protein, which produces MSAFTPLLALGLDSLFPRGILPYLAGGALVGLGAAVIYLSTGIIAGASTFLESTLSYVSGVERFNRHEYVQSRDWRVVFTLGIVAGAAVWGFVLAPDPGAWTTGVQWWRLLGGGLLVGVGTRLGKGCTSGHGVCGVGSLSGTSLANVATFMAFAIGTAQLVAALGVSP; this is translated from the coding sequence ATGAGCGCGTTCACACCGCTCCTCGCGCTCGGGCTCGACTCGCTCTTCCCGAGGGGAATCCTCCCGTATCTCGCGGGCGGCGCGCTGGTCGGCCTCGGTGCCGCCGTCATCTACCTCTCGACGGGCATCATCGCCGGCGCGAGCACGTTCCTCGAGTCCACGCTCTCCTACGTCTCGGGTGTCGAGCGCTTCAACCGCCACGAGTACGTGCAGTCGCGCGACTGGCGCGTCGTCTTCACGCTCGGTATCGTCGCCGGTGCGGCCGTCTGGGGGTTCGTCCTCGCACCCGATCCCGGCGCGTGGACGACGGGCGTCCAGTGGTGGCGCCTGCTCGGCGGCGGCCTCCTAGTGGGAGTTGGCACGCGCCTCGGGAAGGGCTGTACGAGCGGGCACGGCGTCTGCGGCGTCGGGTCGCTCTCCGGGACGTCGCTCGCGAACGTCGCGACGTTCATGGCGTTCGCCATCGGCACCGCACAACTCGTCGCCGCGCTCGGGGTGAGTCCATGA